ACGCGTGAGTTGAAGCCCGGATGCGATACCGACCTCTACCACGTCACCACGCAAACGAGCCTTGACCGGTGTACCGGGCTCACCGCACACATGGCGGTTCGTCAGTGCGTACGTGGTATGCCCGTCGGTGACGAGACAACCCACGCTCGCCGTATGCTCGGCACCTTGCACGTCAGCAATCAGCGGGCATCCGCCGCCGATGTAGCTCGCCGGCCACCGAACATTCGCCGGCGCATCCTGCTTCGGCTCCGTGGTCTCAACAGCGACAACGCACACGGGCACCGCAGTGCCGTCCGGCATGTAGAGCGTGCGCGGCACCATGTGTGTTGGGTCAATCGCACCTTGCCTGAACTCCGAAGCGTCAACCCACTTGTTGACCAGCACAAGGATGGCCGGCCAGGAGTACGGGCGCACTTCCGAGTTCTCGAATGTGCGAATTGGCTTTGAGATATGCGGATTATCTTGCTCTGCTGCGGCAGTATGGCTTTGAGGCCACGGGTCATTCTTTCGAATTAGATACAGGCCGATGGCGGTACCGACGACGTTGGCCTTGTTGGACAAGTGCCAGTGGTACAGGTCTCGGGCCTGCAGCAGGTCTTTGAGGGAGAGACTCGAGTAACTCGGTTGCATAGATAGTGGACTCATCTTTCACCTTAGATAGTTGGTGTTAGACCACGAAGGACCGAGCACTGTCCGATGCCTCACGGAGACTCCGCCGCGACAGCATTGGTCGGCGCCGAAAATGCAGAATCAGAGTCCACGACAGTTATGACAGACGTGTGATACTCACCGAATCGCCCGACATGCACTACTCGCAAAATCGAGGGACACGATGAAGAAAGCGTTCAAGCTAGCTGCTGGCCAAATCAAACCATTGGCGACTGGCCGTGGTGGGTGTATTGCGACCGACCGAATAACGGTGGATGGGTATCCCGTAAGATTCATGTACCGGGAGGCGCCGGACAACCGCCTTGATAGCGGCTGGCGATTCATGAGCGGCTTTGAAGACGACGCTTACATGGACGACCCGAATAATCACGGCGTCTATGACATCAACACGATTGCCAACTACGACCCCAGCATCATTCCGTTCCTCGACGCTGCAGTAGGGAGCGTGTTCGAGAAGCGGCCAGAGTTCGAGCAGTTTGTCGCTGTTCACGATTGGAAGCCGTCAGCAGAGTGAGGTGGTGCTAGGCCCGGGAGGCTGCTGGCGGAACCTGCGTCAGTACTCAAGGTACTGGCGAACTTCACATCCACAAACATCGACATCATGGACACCAAGCTACGTGAATTGGGCATCCAACTTCCACCTGTTCTGCCGTCACCAGGGAATTTTCTTCCTTACATGATCCGTGGCAACTATCTCTATCTGTCTGGGAAAGGAGCACCGCGCAGGCAGTTGCAACCTGGGCAAACAGTGCCCAAAGTTGGCAGGGAAGTCAGCACCGAAGAAGCAACAGCCCACGCCAGGGAAATCGGCATCTACCTGCTCGCGTTGATGAAGGATGCGTTGGGCAGCCTGGATCGTGTGGAGCAGGTCGTCAAAGTGCTGGGGATGGTCAATGCGGTGGATGACTTTACCGAGCACACCGAAGTCATCAACGGCTGTTCTGATCTGCTGGTGGAAGTGTTCGGCGCACGAGGTCAGCACACCCGCTCAGCGGTTGGCGTCAAGTCGTTGCCCAAAGGCTTTGCCGTCGAGATTGAAGCCATGGTGGAAATACGCGACTCAAAGTAGACGCAACCCGCATCGCCACCCACCCGGCCACCGATGCGAGCCTCATCCCACTCCCTACATCCCCGACTCAGTCAAAACCGGCATCTGCACCGACGCCCGCGCAAAGTGAGTCAGCGCGCGGGAGCTCTTGTCCCTATTGCTGCCGACGGAGATGAACAGTAGCTCATGGCTCCGTCGGCGGGGTGCGGTCTAGGCCAAATGCGAACACTCTGGAGAAGGCGGTGCGCGTTCGTTGACCGGTCTTTGGGTCTTTGAAAGGCGCGCACGCCATTGAAAAGACAGCTTGCACGGCGGCTTCATCTAGAAGGGTGCTGCCGGAAGACTTTTTGATACGCACGTCAGAGATGCTTCCATCCGGTTCAATCTCGCCCCACACAACAACCGAGCCTTCCATGCGCCTGCGGCGTGCTCCATCGGGATAGTCCGGGATCGGATCGCTGCATCCGACAGCCGGTGGACGTGTTGCTGTCGAACCGGATTTTGGCGGAATGGTTGGCTGGCTGGCGCATCCAACCGATAACAAAAATGGCATGATGCACGCAAGCGGCCGCACGCGATACAGCATGAAGTCCCCCCTGTTTTTACCACGCGAATGTTGGTCTGATTGTTGTGCGTAGCAACTGGGATCGTAGCCGATAAGCGTGAACGGTGCGTGGCTAGCGTGGGATGCGTCAGATTCAGGCAGCCACGGTGTGGCCACCCACCTCGAAGACCGCTACTGCACGGCGCAGCGCATCTGCCTGGTCGGCCATTGCATGCGCTGCTGCAGAGGCTTCTTCGACCAGCGCGGCATTCTGCTGTGTGACTTCTTCAATTTGGCCCACGGCCATGTTGATCTGCTCGATGCCGGTGGTCTGCTCGGCGGACGCAGACGAGATCTCGCCAACGATCTCGGTCACGCGATGCACGGAAGTGACGATGTCATCGATGATGGCGCCGGCTTCCTGCACGAGCCGGGCGCCGGCCTCGACACGCTCGGTTGACTGGCCGATCAATCCCTTGATCTCCTTGGCCGCAGCCGCGCTACGCTGCGCAAGCGTGCGCACTTCGCCTGCCACCACGGCAAAGCCCCGGCCTTGTTCGCCGGCGCGGGCAGCCTCAACGGCAGCGTTCAGCGCAAGAATGTTGGTCTGGAAAGCGATGCTGTCGATCACGCCGATGATCTCGCCCACCTTCGTCGAGCTTTCCGAGATTCCTTGCATGGTCTGCACGACGTCATTCATGACCTTGCCACCGCGAGCTGCGGTGTCTGACGCGTGACCGGCGAGTGTGGAGGCTTGTACGGCGTTTTCGGAGTTGCGTCGCACGGTCGACGTCAGTTCGCCCATGTTGGCAGCTGTCTCTTCAAGAGAGGCGGCTTGCTCTTCTGTGCGCGAGGAGAGATTTTGGTTGCCCGATGCGATCTGCGAGCTAGCTGCTGCTACGCCTTCGGCGTTGCGACGCACTTCGCTTACGACGTTGGCGAGGCTCGTTTGCATCTTCTTGAGAGCACAGAGCAGTTGGCCGATTTCGTCCGTGCCACGCGCTTCAAATGGTTGTGCAAGGTCGCCTTGCGAAACTGCACTGGCCACATCGACTGCACGCGCGAGCGGCTTCGTAATGGTGCGGCTGAATATGAATGCACCAAACAGCCCGAGTCCGAACGCGGCGAACATGAGCACGGAGCTCACCACCAAAGCGGTATGCGCTGCGTCCGCCGTTTTGGATGAGACGGCAGCACTCTCCGTCGCAATTTCGCGCGCGGCCTCGTCCAGCAGGCGTGCCGGCTCGCGGTCTACGCCGGCGACCACATTGTCACCGACAGCCGGATCAAACGATGCTGCCACGAACATATCGTGGCCCTTGCGGTATCCAGCACCCATTTCGATGTGAGCAGCGGAAAACTGCGTGATCAGTTCCTTGCTCTTGCCTGGCGGGAGTGAAGACTGAAGAGCCTTTGCCTGGTCAGCAACAGCCTGCTCGTCTTTCAGGAAAGCGCCCCAGTACTTGTCCAGTTTCACCGGGTCCTTCCCACGAAGGAGCGTGTCTTTCCATTCCTGCACCTGCGTCTTGAAGGTGACAAGCATCTTCGTTACAGCACGCTCGTCCGCCACGCGTGCTTGCACTGTGGTGTTGTATTCGACGATGGAGTGATTGAGCGACGCAATGCCATAGGCAGCGCCCGCGAACATCAGCAGCAGCGCGATGGCAAAGGCAACGGGCAACTTGACCGAGAGTTTCATTGTGATTTGTAAGGCGTTTCGACGTGGACAAGGTATTCGCCATGTCGTCCTCTTATCGGCCGATCTGCGCGTCGCTTAAGACTGTTTTTAGCAATTGACTATGCCGGCACGAGCAAAGTGCACGGCGTGTCACAGTGTCGTCGCGGGTGGCTCACGCGGTATCGAGCTCGGTGTTGGGCGCGCTTCGACAACAAGCACACTCGTGTCAGCCGTTGATAGCCGTCAACATCAGCGCCTCGGACTCGTCTAGAGTTGGCCTGCAGTGAATTGAATTGGTACGTCCGATACAGTCAGTGTGTATGGTCGAGCGGCTACACGCATACAAAAGAGCGGCAGCACCCTCGGGACAGTGCGCCAATCTCGTTGGGAAAGCCGATGGCGCAGCCCCCCAAACCAACTCTGTTACATGCAAACGCGCCAGCGCTTGCCGCGTTCGCCTGTTTGGCTGCCCCGGAGATTGCGACGTTTGAGCGATGCGTGCCCGATTACTTGCTGAGCGACGATCCAGAGATCGGGCACCAGCTTAGAGTCGCAATTCGTAGACTCAGAGCGCTGCTGTGGGCCTATCGGCGACAACTTCCGAAAAAGCTGGCCAATGAATGGCGACATCGGCTTGCTGATGTTGCGGCATTGATTGGGCCGCCAAGAAACTGGGATGTCATCGTCAATGTATTGCTGCGCGCCGCCGTTCCCGCGAGCGAGCCCTCCGCACTGATTCTGCTCGAGGCGTTGGAAGACATCAGGCAACGCGCTCGCACTGAAAGTCGCGTCGCGCTTGATAGCCTTGAACCGGACGGGCTGATGGTCCTCTCCAGTGACTCCATTGCCCACGCCATTGATGCTCAGACAGAGAGTAGCGAGACCCTGAGCGAGCTCGCGCGCACTGGCGTTGCCGAGGCGTCTAAACGGGTGGCGAAGGCGCTTGATCGTGCGGGAAACGGGCGCCTGGAGGCGTTGCATCGCACGCGTATCGAGGTCAAGCGCTTGCGTTACCTCCTGGAGTTTCTTGCGCCAGTGCTGGACAAGAGAGATCGCAAACGTGTTCGCCGGCTTGAACAACTGCAAGAAGCTCTCGGCGATCTGAATGACGTGGTTGTAGGCGCAGGCTACCTCGCACAAGTCCCCGCCGGCGTGGAGTACGCGGCGGCTTACGACCTGTTCGCCCGGTGGCTGAGGAAAGAGAAAAAGGCGAGACGGCGCGCGGCCATTGCTGCGTTGCGGCGCCTTGCTCATTAGCGCCGGCCAAAATTTCGGTGCACCCGGCGGAAGGGGTTGCGTTACTTATCCACAAAAGCTGTGAACAAAGCACCCTTCGACCGCTGTCAGCCCGCGCCCGACTTGAATCGGATCGGTGTGCTCAAACTTTGTGCGCCACGGAAACTGTATACACTGTTTCTAAACACGTCAGAAAAGAGGGGTGGAGAATGGATATTGAAATGGCAAAGCAAGCGGTAACGGACCAGGCTGCGTCCACCAACGCAACAACGAAGGCTCGCCGTAGCAAATCCGCAGCGGGCGCAGACGCACGAGCGGCTAAGCCAAGTTCGACTAAGCGGGCGGCAGCGCCAGCCGCGCAAGAGAAGAACCAGAAGAGCGTGAAGCCGGCCAATGGTGCGGCAGGTAATGCCGAGGCGGCCGCCGGCCAAAAGCCTAAAAAAACTAAGGTGGTTCGAGATAGCTTCACGATGCCGGAAGAAGACTATCGGAAGCTGGCCGAACTCAAGGAACGGTGTCTCGCAGGCGGCCAGAAGGTCAAGAAGAGCGAACTGCTCCGCGCCGGACTCGCTTTGCTTGCATCGCTTCCGGCAAAACGCCTGCTGGCGGCAGTAGCGAGCGTCGAGTCGGTAAAGACCGGGCGGCCAGCAAAGGG
This is a stretch of genomic DNA from Ralstonia wenshanensis. It encodes these proteins:
- a CDS encoding CHAD domain-containing protein translates to MAQPPKPTLLHANAPALAAFACLAAPEIATFERCVPDYLLSDDPEIGHQLRVAIRRLRALLWAYRRQLPKKLANEWRHRLADVAALIGPPRNWDVIVNVLLRAAVPASEPSALILLEALEDIRQRARTESRVALDSLEPDGLMVLSSDSIAHAIDAQTESSETLSELARTGVAEASKRVAKALDRAGNGRLEALHRTRIEVKRLRYLLEFLAPVLDKRDRKRVRRLEQLQEALGDLNDVVVGAGYLAQVPAGVEYAAAYDLFARWLRKEKKARRRAAIAALRRLAH
- a CDS encoding methyl-accepting chemotaxis protein, which codes for MKLSVKLPVAFAIALLLMFAGAAYGIASLNHSIVEYNTTVQARVADERAVTKMLVTFKTQVQEWKDTLLRGKDPVKLDKYWGAFLKDEQAVADQAKALQSSLPPGKSKELITQFSAAHIEMGAGYRKGHDMFVAASFDPAVGDNVVAGVDREPARLLDEAAREIATESAAVSSKTADAAHTALVVSSVLMFAAFGLGLFGAFIFSRTITKPLARAVDVASAVSQGDLAQPFEARGTDEIGQLLCALKKMQTSLANVVSEVRRNAEGVAAASSQIASGNQNLSSRTEEQAASLEETAANMGELTSTVRRNSENAVQASTLAGHASDTAARGGKVMNDVVQTMQGISESSTKVGEIIGVIDSIAFQTNILALNAAVEAARAGEQGRGFAVVAGEVRTLAQRSAAAAKEIKGLIGQSTERVEAGARLVQEAGAIIDDIVTSVHRVTEIVGEISSASAEQTTGIEQINMAVGQIEEVTQQNAALVEEASAAAHAMADQADALRRAVAVFEVGGHTVAA
- a CDS encoding DUF2185 domain-containing protein — protein: MKKAFKLAAGQIKPLATGRGGCIATDRITVDGYPVRFMYREAPDNRLDSGWRFMSGFEDDAYMDDPNNHGVYDINTIANYDPSIIPFLDAAVGSVFEKRPEFEQFVAVHDWKPSAE
- a CDS encoding energy transducer TonB, which translates into the protein MLYRVRPLACIMPFLLSVGCASQPTIPPKSGSTATRPPAVGCSDPIPDYPDGARRRRMEGSVVVWGEIEPDGSISDVRIKKSSGSTLLDEAAVQAVFSMACAPFKDPKTGQRTRTAFSRVFAFGLDRTPPTEP
- a CDS encoding RidA family protein is translated as MDTKLRELGIQLPPVLPSPGNFLPYMIRGNYLYLSGKGAPRRQLQPGQTVPKVGREVSTEEATAHAREIGIYLLALMKDALGSLDRVEQVVKVLGMVNAVDDFTEHTEVINGCSDLLVEVFGARGQHTRSAVGVKSLPKGFAVEIEAMVEIRDSK